agggtaaagatgggggttagaccatatgacaatagctgtagggtaaagatgggggttagaccatatgacaatagctgtagggtaaagatgggggttacaccatatgacaatagctgtagggtaaagatgggggttagaccatatgacaatagctgtagggtaaagatgggggttagaccatatgacaatagctgtagggtaaagatgggggttagaccatatgacaatagctgtagggtaaagatggggGTTAGACCATATGGGGTTGatgacaatagctgtagggtaaagatgggggttacaccatatgacaatagctgtagggtaaagatgggggttagaccatatgacaatagctgtagggtaaagatggggattagaccatatgacaatagctgtagggtaaagatgggggttagaccatatgacaatagctgtagggtaaagatggggttacaccatatgacaatagctgtagggtaaagatgggggttagaccatatgacaatagctgtagggtaaagatggggttacaccatatgacaatagctgtagggtaaagatgggggttagaccatatgacaatagctgtagggtaaagatgggggttagaccatatgacaataaggtaaagatgggggttagaccatatgacaatagctgtagggtaaagatgggggttagaccatatgacaatagctgtagggtaaagatgggggttagaccatatgacaatagctgtagggtaaagatgggggttagaccatatgacaatagctgtagggtaaagatgggggttagaccatatgacaatagctgtagggtaaagatggggttagaccatatgacaatagctgtagggtaaagatggggGGTTGACAATAGccatatgacaatagctgtagggtaaagatgggggttagaccatatgacaatagctgtagggtaaagatgggggttagaccatatgacaatagctgtagggtaaagatggggttagaccatatgacaatagctgtagggtaaagatggggttagaccatatgacaatagctgtagggtaaagatggggttagaccatatgacaatagctgtagggtaaagatggggttagaccatatgacaatagctgtagggtaaagatgggggttagaccatatgacaatagctgtagggtaaagatgggggttagaccatatgacaatagctgtagggtaaagatgggggttagaccatatgacaatagctgtagggtaaagatgggggttagaccatatgacaatagctgtagggtaaagatggggttagaccatatgacaatagctgtagggtaaagatggggggttagaccatatgacaatagctgtagggtTAGAAAGATAGGGTAAAGGGGgttagaccatatgacaatagctgtagggtaaagatgggggttagaccatatgacaatagctgtagggtaaagatgggggttagaccatatgacaatagctgtagggtaaagatgggggttagaccatatgacaatagctgtagggtaaagatgggggttagaccatatgacaatagctgtagggtaaagatggggttagaccatatgacaatagctgtagggtaaagatggggttagaccatatgacaatagctgtagggtaaagatgggggttagaccatatgacaatagctgtagggtaaagatgggggttagaccatatgacaatagctgtagggtaaagatgggggttagaccatatgacaatagctgtagggtaaagatgggggttagaccatatgacaatagctgtagggtaaagatgggggttagaccatatgacaatagctgtagggtaaagatgggggttagaccatatgacaatagctgtagggtaaagatgggggttagaccatatgacaatagctgtagggtaaagatgggggttagaccatatgacaatagctgtagggtaaagatgggggttagaccatatgacaatagctgtagggtaaagatgggggttagaccatatgacaatagctgtagggtaaagatgggggttagaccatatgacaatagctgtagggtaaagatgggggttagaccatatgacaatagctgtagggtaaagatgggggttagaccatatgacaatagctgtagggtaaagaCGTGGTGCTGGTGCTGGAGCTTTGGTTAACTCATTTTAAAAACTTTCTGTTCAAGTCTGTAAAGGATGATGAAACGCATTATCCACAATTCATAGTATGCGTTTTGCATTCATGATAAAATAATGTTTAACAAACGTCAACCCTATATATAAAAGTAATGATTTTATTAGTTAAATTGACATAAATAAAcatcaaataaaaaaaagaatGTACAAGATTTTTAAACTTAAGTTTGCTACGGTCTTATGATGGACAGTATATTCTGCTTCGGCTAGGCAAGTGCACACAGAATTGTCGTAATAAAAAAATACCAATACAGAATTTAACATTGAGCCCCTGTGTTTGGACAATAAAAGCGCATCTACTAATAAACAAAGTACTTCCTACTGTAATACAGACATCAAATACACAAGATTTTACAGCAGACAGGTCATTTAAGCAATGGTCCCAATCTGCATTGTTATagctaataaataaatacatttagtgCATATTCTCATTTACCTCAAAGAGTCAAATGAAAAAAGGAACTATAAGTTAAAAGGTGGACCAAAGTCAATTTGGATCCGTTAGTTTCATAAAGACAGgaatctctgctctcctcccctaCGGTAAGACAGGCCAGCTATCTTCAGTATGCATCTTCACATAAGTTGTTTATGCGTTTTGATAATCATTACTTGTAGAAACCACCAAAAACTGGACAAAATAGTTCAATACTGTGTAATTTGGgggaaaacaaatcaaaataagaAAAAAGACTTTTGACCCAAACCACAACCATGTTCCCCTCAGTTAATGGGATGATTGCAGCAGGTCTCTCCTGGTTAAACTAAGTACATGCAGTTATGGAGTACTTCTATACTCACTTTTCTGTATTTCCTTGGAAAACAAAAATCAATAGTGATTGATACAGTATTTATCATTGTTCTTACACAGCTGTTGTTATTCCTTTAAATAATGTCTATGTAATATTAAATGTTGCCTGGGCCTGAATGGACAGTAATACTGTGTTAACTACTGAATAACCTCCTCACCCTCTAAACTTGAGTTCATCCTCAcccaagagagacagaggagcatcATTGGCTAATGGCTATACTATACTTATGGTACACTctgctgtggtctaaggcactacatcgcagtgctgaggcatcactacagcctggagttcgattccaggctgtgtcacagccggccatgaccgggagtcccatagggcaacggacaattagcccagcatcgtccgggttaggggagggtttggccggggggctttCCTTTGCTCATttcgctctagcgactccttgtggcaggttgggcgcctgcaagctgacttcagtcgtcagttgaacagtgtttcctccaacacattggtgcaggtGTTAAGCAAAAGCCTGGCTTgacgggtcatgtttcagaggacgtaTGACTCGATCTTTACCTCttccgagcccgttggggagttgcagcgatgagaaaagatcgtaactaccaattggatatcacaaaattggggagaatattttttctccaaaaaaaaaggtgctatctaaaacctaaaagggttcttcggctgtctccaTTCGAGAactctttgaagaaccccttttgatTCAAGGTAGAACCGtgttggtttcaggtagaacccttttgagttccatgtagaacccttacctggaaccagaaagtggtctcctatggggacagacgaagaacccttttggaacccttttttctaagaatgtaccAAAGTGTTCACTGGTGGAAACTCTCCTCAGTTATAAACAAAATACCCCAGCTGTGCTTCTGTTCAGGACGATGACAATGTTTTGTAAACTATGAGGGGCCAGACTAACGATGAGGAATGACTTTGTGTCGGCTGATAAACAGAAGATAGGATCCACACTGCTATACTTTAAAAACACATCGTAACAACATTTTTCAAAAGTGCTCCCTGGAATGGGAAATATCAACAATATAAAATGGTTGATAACTATCAACTTTATAAAATGTTGAACTAAAAGGCATCCTGTGCAGTTTTGAACCATAAGGAACAGGTTAAGTCTGTGTGAACGGCATATGGGTTTTGTTGAGGCCTAGTGAGTGAACGGAGGTATCCATATCACCTCACTTAAATGACTGCATATCCTAATTCTCTATCTGGTGAAGAGCAACATAGCCCATTCCTTTCAATAAAAAACTCAaacaaatcaaatacaaattcagtAATGTTACATACAACaagtgctctgtctctctctcagtggttCTTTGGCAGTTACGTCTATAGAACATTCAGTagcacatcctcctcctcctctgtacgCGGTTTCAGTTCCCTATCTTGATCGCCCCAAAGTACGTCCCCTCTGGTTCAGGATCCAGCATCCAGGCATTGGACACATTAACAAACAGTCCATCCCCTTGCTGTAGCATCACCCCCCTGCCCTGCTGGGCACAGTACATGTTATACTGGGAGTTATTCCAGCGCATGGTGCTGCCTGTCTTCATCAGCACCACAGACTTGCTGGGCAGGGACGTGTGTTTCTCGTGGGAGATGTACTGGATGAGCTGGGCGTTGTTCACGTCCACGGCCTGGGGCGTAGCATCGCCAGGCTCTGTGTCAGGTCCCAGGTCGTAGTAGCGGAAACAGGTCTTGGCGTAGACGGAGTACAAGCCTGGCTCATCCACCAGAAGACGGCCGTCATGGTAACGCATCTTCTTCAGGTGGCCCTGCGCCTCATCCCAATGGATCATAGCTGCTCTCAGCTCCCCTTCTGGAACAATACAAATACAACAGCCAATCAATAAATTAATGAATCAATCAGTCAGTTGATCAACTAATCAGTAAtacaatcagtcaatcaatcaataagtCAGTCAAAACAATGATTTTATTAGTGTTATTAGTGATGTTATTAGTCAAATCTGTCAAACAGACAGAGGTTGTCAGAATTTATATTTTCACCATTGTACTGTATACTAGTATTGGTTGCAGTAGGCTAGTTCTAGCTGTAAGCTGTGGCTTACTGTTGGCTATTGCTATGGACTTACTCTTCACATAGTCTATAGTTGCTCTGATTGGTAGATGAGCTGATGGAAGCCCCTCCCTCCCCTGGTTCTTGCAGCGTTGTCTGCCTTTCCTCGGGTCCTTCAGGGCGTCGAACATGATGGGTTCCATCTGCACTTCCTGCGGAAATAGAAAGGGTCATCAACGGGACGctacaatgcatgtcagagcagagtGGAACTGTGAAAGGGCGGCAGCGGAGTGAGGAGATGAGAACAGccatcaataaaatacaattgtattggtcgggtacagtaaaatgcttatttTCCTAGTCCTTATCAATCAATGCAGTAAATGTCAATAAGAACACAATAATCCAACATTTTGAGAGGATAATTCACCTTAATGAACTGAATGAtgaaaatattggaataaagttTGGCTAATGCAATTGAATGAATGTATCAAATTCTTGCTCATactgaaactcccaaagtcatATCCAACAATTAGCCTATACTAATTTAAAAGAAATAGAGTTTGGGAAATCCTGACCTAGATGATCATTATTGCCACTACTATTGCgatatcttcaatctaagcctactagaaagcgtgttccctcaggcctggagggaagcaaaagtatttccgctacccaagaatagtaaagctccCTTTGGTTGGCCATTTGAGCCAGTAATCAgactgttaccaacccttagtaaacttttggaaaaaattgtgtttgaccaatgctattttactgtaaactaattgacaacagactttcaacaCACTTATAGGAAAGGACATTCAACAACcatggcacttacacaaatgactgatcattggctgagagaaatgtatgataaaaatattgtgggagctgttttgttagacttcagtgtggctatTGACATTATTGATGATAGTCTGCAGATGgaaaaacttgtgttatggctttacaccccctgctatattgtggatagagttacctgtctaacagaacacagagagtaatggaagcctctctaacATAATACAGGTAgattcaggaattccccagggcagctgtctaggccccttacttttttgaatctttactaatgacatgccactggcctgagtaaagccagtgtgtctgtgtttgcggataactcaacactatacacgtcagctactacagcaagtgaaatcactgcaacactacaataaagagctgcagttagtttccgaatgggtggcaaggaataagttagtactaaatatttcaaaaactaaaagcattgtatttgggacaaatcattcactaaaccctaaacctcaactaaatcttgtaataaataatataGAACTTTAGCAAGTTGAGGtgatggtcaaaacatgttgatacaatagtagctaagatggggagaagtctgtccataataaagtgctgctcttcCTTTTTaacaaggtaggtcctacaggccctagttctaTCGAACCTGGACTACTCTtcggtcatgtggtcatgtgcaACAAAGAGGGACTTCGGAAAATTACCATTGTCTCAGAAatgggcagcacggctggcccttaaatgcgCACACAGAGCTaaaattaataatatgcatgtaaatctcaTGGCTCAAAATggaagagattgacttcatcactacttgtttttgtaagaagtgttgacatgctgaatgcaccgaggtgtctgtttaaactactagcacacagctcagacacccatgcacacACCACAAGTCATGacaccaaaggtctcttcacaatcccggGAGGGGGGGTAGATAAAAATACAACTTATGGAGCAGTgggaactgtgaagagacacccacaggcacagacacacatacacatgataagacacgcactctacacacatgtacacatggatgttgtattgtaaatatATGATAGTGGAGCAGTGGCCTGAAGGCTAAATGTATTGggtaaagtgttatgaaatgtaatgtcttTTTTAAATTTCATTTGAAACCTTTTTCtcaccaatttcgtggtatccaattgtttagtagctactatcttgtctcatcgctacaactcccgtacgggctcgggagagactaaggttgaaagtcatgcgtcctccgatacacaacccaaccaagccgcactgcttcttaacactgcgccatccaacccggaagccagccgcaccaatgtgtcggaggaaacaccgtgcacctggcaaccttggttagcgcgcactgcgcccggcccgacaCAAGAGtggcgctaggccaattgtgcgtcgccccacggacctcccggtcggttacgacagagcctgggcgtgaaccactgtgccacccgggaggcccgtcATGTAACGTTTTAAATgatatataactgccttaatgttgttggaccccaggaagagtagctggtgTCTTGGCATCAGCTAATAGGGATCCTTAATAATTACAAATACACATTTCAGCACCGATTTGATTGGGACAGTGCCAACTCGCTGCTTTGAGACACTCATCTTGATTAATCAATCAATAACAATTAGGCTGGGAAAAATGTTAACGTTAGCTACATTTTTTAGTTTGCTCATATATtagctgacccccccccccaaaattctAGCATGTTATGTAGCTTAACAAGTGGAATTTGCTCTTCACTCGTGTAGTACCCTGTCCGACCCCCGACCAAAAGCCTGTGACTTGTCTGataatcaatcaatgtgattttttttcactGAATCTCTTTCTGTATTTTAGCAACCCTCAGGAGGTAGGGTGGGCAGACCCTGCCCCAGGCTGGCAGCAACAGTCAAGTTCATTGTTGATGGGTTTGTTATAGTCATAGAAGAAGGGGGAGCTGCACATTGGTTTGTGGGGATATAAATAGTGGGGAGAgacccattttctctctcttgtgATTATTTCTCTGGGGAGATACCTGCCGCTGGACTGTGATTTGTGGCTTTGTTGTTTTGTGCAGTTCCCCGTTACTCCGTGCAGTGTAACATTCAAATGCCTGTTGGCATTAACCAtatttccctctctgtccatTTGTTATTTAAGCTAGTAAAGTCATAAGATTGGGAAACCTGTAAATGCCACAATATTTTTAAATAATTGATCTGGAGGTGCTAGCTCATTTGCCCATCTAGCACTGATCAGAAACACATAGCATGccataatgtagcctaaatcaagtgTATTGTTTTCCTCTTGACTCACATAGTAGCCTTATATAATTTATCCACAATCAAGCTATGAGAGTACATCCTGTTTTATCTGCCTTAATGTAACAGCCTACTTCAATATAACACATTATTAAGTATTTACTTTTTGTCATTACACAGCATACAAGTCATTCATGCCTATCAATAAAATAAAGCATTTTATtttgaaataaaataacaaagtTAGTCTTGAATAatgaaacaataaacaaataagatGTTCTGCCAAAAAGAAACATTTAAACACCCTGTGTTTTGAATGCATGTTTTATTAAGAAAACATTTGGATCAGTTATGGGTTTACTAGGTCCAGCAAGGCACATTAACAGGGAAGTCTAGGGTGTACCCCTTGacatattacacattttgttgtgttacaacctgaatacAAAATGCATTAAATAGCccaaccatctacacacaataacccgtaatgacaaagtgaaaatatttttgggcaaatgtattgaaaacgaaatacagaaatatctcatttacataagtattgacaCCCCCTGAGTCTATACATGTTAgaatctgtcatttaggttagtaatgtagagtaactacaatgttgttgatccatcctcagttttctcccatcacagccattaatcaATGaaactcaatcaaatgtatttatgaaggccgttttacatcagcagatgctacaaagtgctttacagaaacccagcctaaaaccccaaacagcctgcaatgcagatgtagaagcacggtgactaggaaaaactccctagtaaggcaggaacctagagtaggaagaaaccttgagaggaaccaggctcgggggggggggaaatcagacttctcctggctgtgccgggtggagattataagagtacatggccattaaggccaaaTAGTTTTAAacacatcttgaagaacaatgtaactattttaaagtcaccatggtgaaatccctgagcggtttccttcctctccggcaactgagttaggaaggatgcctgtatctttgtagtgactgggtgtattgacacaccatccaaagtgtaattaataacttcacaatgctcaaagagatatttaatgtctgcttttttacacatctaccaataggtgcccttctttgcgagtcaTTGGAAAACCCTCCTGGTCTTAATTGcatttgtggggtacagagatgaggtagtcattaaaaaatcatgtttaacactattattgcacacagagtgagtacatgcaacttattaagtgactttttaagcacatttctactcctgaacgtatttagtaTTGCAATAACAaacgggttgaatacttattgacgcaAGACATTTTAGTGTTTCATTTTGAATAAATTTCGTAtttttttctaaaaacataattccatttttaaatgattgggtattgtgtgtaggccagtgacacaaaatctcagttgaatacattttaaattcaggctgtaacacaaaatgtggaataagtgtgtcaatactttctgaaggcactgaatggGCGTTAACAGATGCATGGGCTTCTCCTGATACTGAGATGCGCTGCCTGTCGTGGTCTCATGGATCATCATTCTCCCCAGTGCACTCCAGCCTATTTCTATCGCTAAATTGAAATATTTAAATCATCAGAAAAATAAGTTTAATCATGGCCACAAATGTCAGCCAATATTGGAGTCCTGGCACCGCTAGTGTCTGCAGCTGAGAGAGAGCTGTAGTAGGCTAAAAAGGTACTCAGACacagtttttttgttttcttaATACAGCACGGCAAGCCAAAAACCCGCCCAGCCCAGTCCGAACCAATTCACAGAATTTGAGGCCTGACCGGCTGTCAGGTTCG
This portion of the Oncorhynchus tshawytscha isolate Ot180627B linkage group LG26, Otsh_v2.0, whole genome shotgun sequence genome encodes:
- the LOC112225511 gene encoding tumor necrosis factor ligand superfamily member 11; translation: MAANDYRGYLRNHADMEGAQSRYHPSHGSEPKYRPFIFVTLAVMGLLQIASSVAILLHLTGYLQEVDLSSATQQPMEEVQMEPIMFDALKDPRKGRQRCKNQGREGLPSAHLPIRATIDYVKKGELRAAMIHWDEAQGHLKKMRYHDGRLLVDEPGLYSVYAKTCFRYYDLGPDTEPGDATPQAVDVNNAQLIQYISHEKHTSLPSKSVVLMKTGSTMRWNNSQYNMYCAQQGRGVMLQQGDGLFVNVSNAWMLDPEPEGTYFGAIKIGN